In the Drosophila willistoni isolate 14030-0811.24 chromosome 3R, UCI_dwil_1.1, whole genome shotgun sequence genome, CGTATTCACTTTCACTCTTTTTAATTCTCGTCTTTATGCCCGGGGTTCCGGGCGTAGTCGTTGTGGGTGATGCTAACGTATtatcaatattattattgttgttgttgttattgattAAAGCAAGACTGCTAGTGGTGCTGGCGGTGCATGTGGTGGTGGCAGTGGCAATTGGCCTATGATAAGTACTGGGCGGACTATCCACACAATCAGACGAAGTGCAGACACGCTCCTGTATGATTAGCTTCCATAAGCGAACCTCAATGCCCACACTGAGatgaaaaaaaggaatttaatataattttctatGATTCTCTTTAAGAATGAACTTACCGTAAGCCCAGCCTCATGAGATCCAACTTCTCCATATTATAGATGAAATCCTCAAATGTAAATCCTTCATTCAAAATGAGCGTTTTTGAGAAATCATCGATATCGTTCTGGGACAGCCATTGCTCCAACTGCTCGTCTACTTCATGCAGACCGAAGTTGCGCTTATTTAGTTGTCGTCTAGCTGGATGGCTAGCATTGGACGGACGAATTGCACTAGGTGCAGCACCACTGTTACTCATTCTATGGCACTTTTTGTTGAAACCATTAAAGGTACGCCTGAGGAAAGACAATCCGAAAGTGacccaaaatcaaaaaagcaGTAAATTATATTTGTCTAACCTTAATCTCTTTCTGCCGCccatataaatatgggccaaTTCTTGACTAATATTATGCAGAGCACGCAGACTTTGACGCTGTTGTTCCATTATCTGACGTTGCAATTGCTTTTGATTGTCTCGTATATCCCTCAAAATACGCGCACACTCAAGAGATGAGCCCATGGCTTCTGGTATATTTCCATCCGTTTGAGCTAAATGTCCACCAGAACTGCTGGTGGGCAATAACTTATCAAGActctgttgttgctgctgttgttgtttctcttGACCCTCGCTGGCCAGGCAGGTGTTCACACTCTCATCATCGTTGCCGGACAAATCCTTGTCTGCCAAATTGGCTCCCAGTTCCGGTGAGAAAATGGTAACTGCTGCTTGTACTGCCCGCTTGACCAAATTATCCAGGGCAAACATCCAATGTGGTTTGATGCAATGAAACCGTAAAACACTAACCACAGCATCCTGAAATGAGTATAGGGCCAAATGTAGATGATCCAGAGCCACTGCATCGTTATTGAGTTTCTGTTTTAGCTCATTGATGGTGGCCTCCAAATGCTTCTCATTTTCATTCATAATGTAGTCACGTAATCCACGTATGAGCACCTCCAGATCACTTTTCCGAATGGCAATTGAGTTTTGGTCGGCATTGATTTTCTTTAACCAAATGTCACAGATCTTTGGCTCGTCCAATGCAAGAACCTTAGATAAGGTGGTACGACGCTGTGAATCCTTTTTAAGGCGATAAAATCCATCGGTTTCACTTGTCTCACTGATGCTGGTGCGCAACGAAGGCGTTTGAGGTTCAATTTCCGGTGATAGCAGAAAACCAGACGAGTTGCGACgctccaaaagaaattgattACTGGGCAGCTCATCAATGTCCACAGAGGAAGTATGGGTAACTCTAAATAAATGagataattgtaaaatttgagtcttctagggACTTTTTGTTAAAGGCTTACTCCAACTCTGGTGTGGTAGGTGTGTTGCAGGTTGTATTATAGCTCAAAGGAGGCGTTGTCTTGTGCACCAAACGATCCGCGGGCACTGAAATGCTGCGTCCAAAGTCAGTATTGATTGGCAACCCAGGACGCAACTTTCGTGGTTTGCTGCAAACAAGTAGTAAATACAAATGAACTGTTTCATGTTTCGGTTAGTTCATGAACTCACTCAGTCAGAAATGGATCATCGAGCAGCTGCAGCGCGGAAGGTCTATCCATTACACTAATGGCGAAACATCGCAAAATGAAATTCTTGGCATTCTGTGATAACTCTTCGGGTATATTTGGATGCTTCTTGTAATAACCCACTTTGAACATGGCCGCCTGGGCACAGCCAAGCTCTATAAATGGCGGCTTGCCCGTGGCCATTTCCACATTAGTGCATCCAAATGACCATATATCAGCAGCTGGGCCATATCCCCTTACACCCTGATCAATAACCTCCGGCGCCATATATTGCAGGGTGCCCGTAAATGTTTCCGTCATAGGATTAATGCGTGCCAGACGCTTTGAGGTACCAAAATCGGAAATTTTCACAACACCACTGTATGTATTGACTAGCACATTGTCGCCCTTAATATCACGATGTACAATATCCTGTTCgtgcaaatatttcaatccTTCGAGTATTTGCTTCGAATAAAAAGCCATAGTTGACTCATTATCCTTCAATGGACCCCACTTCGTTTCCAATAGATCCGAGAGCGAACCACCAGGCACTTGTTCCATAAAGATTTTGAAAAAACCATCCTCGGACCGTGAGCCCAAATATTGCACAATATTACGATGTCGCAGCTGTGAGTGTAATTTGATTTCCTCATGTAATGGCTGGACATCCTGTGAATTCTTTTCCGGCACCTCCTTAATGGCAATTCTCACTTGCGTTTGCTTATCCCGGGCTGCATAGACAGTGCCATAGGTGCCCTTTCCCAAGACCATTTTACGATTCTGTTCATCATAATCGTATTCATACTGTAAAAGGAATCAAAAGTGATAATAAGATGGATTCCGTCGATTTTAAGTGAATATCATACCTCTATTTGAGCTTCATCATTGTTGAGATTAACAAAG is a window encoding:
- the LOC6649486 gene encoding mitogen-activated protein kinase kinase kinase 15, whose amino-acid sequence is MDVVCVIDTVIGDHLDDRTCALEEVKLAVQSAGANFQRVQFERLDFGETNALATFYDADVAIIDLSILTQQRPLSYHYGVRESFGMKENILIYNDVESKQTLSLKLSCANYLFLSYKRNEETNTCNLTNQANAKELPAAEGARVVPTLQSRLKRKLQDVEIQSKAHMREKFLSDMRAARDTYATNGAKLQSILHDMRKRLDDPHVLSGEVVHSFMCSLRDVQDYDAMVRLVNDLKNIPNTRKYVETGNMSFLYAFALNRRNRKGDRKKALESSLKALEKKENHFPDMLCLCGRIYKDIFVESDYTDAKSLANAIKWYRQSFEVQPNEYAGINLATLLVIEGKEFTNTEELQHIGMTLNNLIGKKGSLPTLSEYWDVATFFEISVLAKDYAKAIQAAECMFKLKPPNWYLKSTIGNISLIHRFRKKSEERLPTIEEQVFQFWMDFFLEATNTEEIKNSIRFPILILEPQKIYMPSYVTINMDAEEKSIQIVNICLAHTKNACKKLHDFLFVASKIKSVSLYKRDDRCAYLYVHHNSDDFQIYFPSTECRQKFYNLILEMTADQEVFVNLNNDEAQIEYEYDYDEQNRKMVLGKGTYGTVYAARDKQTQVRIAIKEVPEKNSQDVQPLHEEIKLHSQLRHRNIVQYLGSRSEDGFFKIFMEQVPGGSLSDLLETKWGPLKDNESTMAFYSKQILEGLKYLHEQDIVHRDIKGDNVLVNTYSGVVKISDFGTSKRLARINPMTETFTGTLQYMAPEVIDQGVRGYGPAADIWSFGCTNVEMATGKPPFIELGCAQAAMFKVGYYKKHPNIPEELSQNAKNFILRCFAISVMDRPSALQLLDDPFLTDKPRKLRPGLPINTDFGRSISVPADRLVHKTTPPLSYNTTCNTPTTPELEVTHTSSVDIDELPSNQFLLERRNSSGFLLSPEIEPQTPSLRTSISETSETDGFYRLKKDSQRRTTLSKVLALDEPKICDIWLKKINADQNSIAIRKSDLEVLIRGLRDYIMNENEKHLEATINELKQKLNNDAVALDHLHLALYSFQDAVVSVLRFHCIKPHWMFALDNLVKRAVQAAVTIFSPELGANLADKDLSGNDDESVNTCLASEGQEKQQQQQQQSLDKLLPTSSSGGHLAQTDGNIPEAMGSSLECARILRDIRDNQKQLQRQIMEQQRQSLRALHNISQELAHIYMGGRKRLRRTFNGFNKKCHRMSNSGAAPSAIRPSNASHPARRQLNKRNFGLHEVDEQLEQWLSQNDIDDFSKTLILNEGFTFEDFIYNMEKLDLMRLGLRVGIEVRLWKLIIQERVCTSSDCVDSPPSTYHRPIATATTTCTASTTSSLALINNNNNNNNIDNTLASPTTTTPGTPGIKTRIKKSESEYDSCSD